A stretch of DNA from Cannabis sativa cultivar Pink pepper isolate KNU-18-1 chromosome X, ASM2916894v1, whole genome shotgun sequence:
ATTAGATAGAAAGACCGATTTACAATACTCTAAATAATTCAAAAGCAcaataatataaatgtgatagTTAGGAGTAAAAAtcctaaataatatttttaaaaataaatttcttagaagaaaaaaataaatagaaaagtcatatggtaaaagaaagaaaccacAAAGTTTAGACTGAATTGACAATTGACCTGTGTTTGGACTTTGAAAGCTATTACGTTTTCACTCCGTTACATAACGGTAAACTACAATGTGCTTAGGTGTACAGTTTTTCTATGCTACTGCCTCCAGAATTCGACACGTGGAGCCTTATCATATTTGTTTTTCCTTTCTAGAATTTATAAAGTTTCAATCTTTAAAGttcattaataatttaataacaaattaCGTCGAACCCCATTAAGGATTTGAAGAagttaatcttaattatatactTACATAAATGTTTTGACTTTACTAATGTAAAATTAGTCAACTTTTAAGGTAAAAATCGaacctttttttctttttaatcttaaaaaaaaaaaactgtgaaCTATAAAACGAGGTTTGGAGGAGTTAACAATAGACACTCTCCACCTGTTACACGTTTTCTCACGTGAACTCCATTTCATGGAAAGCCTATAATATTGTCGTACATAttatcaaaatgtatgtataattATAAACCTTCAATTCATTTCATtgacctctctttctctctttaatcttcaaatttttgttttttgttttattttcttcttaccATAGTGGTGTGGAGCCCATAGCTGGACCTTTGCTTTGCTGGCTTCAAgctctccattgttggtcttttATGGGGTTTGTCTGCTAAGAAAAAAATAGAGGGGTGAGTAAATTTTTCatctttttgttgttgttgttgttgttgttgggttggtccaatcttttctttctttcccaTAAGACTCTTCCTTTTCATGAATACACTCCTTTCACTTtggtgttcttcttcttcttcttctaaatcAGCTTTATCTTTATTAGCACTAGTGGAGAGAGAAACTGAAAACCCATCTCTTGATTTCATGGATCCGTGGATCTGATTGTGTTTGTGTTGTtgccttttcttctttttcttcttacaGTTTCCAGATCCTTCTTGTGGTGTGTTTATACATAGTTGATTTTCAAGAAACAGTCAAAATTATTAGGTATGACTCTTTCTCCTTATCTATTGTTTATTCATGGTTTTTGAATTTAGCAGAAAGTTGTTGAATTTTCATGATTTGGGAAATTCGTGTAACTTTAGGTTGTTTAGCTTTTCAATGTGAACTGAGGTAAACCCTTCTGGATTTTCTAAATGGctgaaaattacacttttttttttaatgagaaAAAATAGTACCCTTTGACCCCTCTTTGTCAAACATCTCCTTCTGTATTATGTTGTTTTCTATTCTTATTTTTCATCGATTGCGGCTATGAATGGTCATGATTTTCTGTTTAAAGCaaaaataatagaaagaaaagaaagatggGGTTTCAGATTATTTGGTCCTTTGCTTTTTTTGACTTAATACCAACTGAAATAACCTGTAAAAGGGGTAGTTttcattttgttgttgttgttgttgttctctGCCATTTGTTTGATCTGTCAGGTTTCATTGAAGAAGTGAAAATTGAACGATTTATTAACTCTATTGTGTCTTGGTTCTGATCTTTGTGTAGTTTAAATCAAGAAGCTGAGAAGGAAGAGGGTCCTTTTTGAAAATCAAAgctgtttattttattttgtttagtaCTTTGTTACATGTGGAGATTTTAGATGGTTGTTTGGGTGAGATGAGGGATGTTATCAGAGTTAATGAACTTCTTGAAGGCCTGTTTTCGGCCAAGGTCGAAACGGTATGTTCACACGGGTTCAGATTCTGTTGGTCGCCAAGAAGGGTTGTTGTGGTACAAAGATTCAGGACAACACTTCAATGGTGACTTCTCTATGGCTGTTGTTCAGGCCAATAATTTGCTTGAGGATCAAAGTCAGATTGAGTCAGGTAGTTTGAGTTCCCATGAAACTGGCCCTTTTGGTACTTTTGTTGGTGTCTATGATGGGCATGGAGGGCCCGAAACGTCTCGCTATATCAACGATCACCTCTTTCCGCATCTCAAGAGTAAGTGTCTTAGAAGAAGACATTTGAATTGATTTGAGTATTTGAGTTGTCAAGTTCTTAATTTGAATGTCATGATGTTGCAGGGTTTACTTCAGAGCAACAGTCTATGTCTGTAGATGTAATAAGAAAGGCATTTCAAGCAACAGAAGAAGGGTTTTTGTCTCTTGTTACTAGACAGTGGCCGATGAAACCACAGATAGCAGCCGTTGGATCATGCTGCCTCGTCGGTGTTGTTTCTGGTGGAAGCCTTTACATTGCTAACTTAGGAGATTCCCGCGCTGTCTTGGGAAGAGCTGTTAGGGCAACGGGAGAGGTTCTCGCTATTCAGTTGTCTGCTGAGCATAACGCGAGTATAGAATCTGTGCGACAGGAACTGCATTCTATGCATCCTGAAGATTCACAAATTGTAGTTTTGAAGCATAACGTATGGCGTGTGAAAGGGCTTATACAGGTACTTGTTTCACTGCAAAAAGAAAGATTATATAGTATTGGGATATAATATTATTCGAAAACAGAATTAAAATGCTGTGGCTTTTTGTCAATGATGCTTTCAGTATCCATTTTCAGGATCTACTTGTTCTTGGCTAAAGGAAGGATGAATATAAAATGACAGGAACACCTTGTGTAGTTGCTATATAATATGATTCTTGCATCAATTACTTTGGTAATGACACTTATAGCTAATAGGTCATTTGTTCAGCAAGTGTGATGATGTTTTTTATCATCAATTTGTTGATAAAAGATTATGATTTAATTACTATGGAGGAACTGTGatgtgatataatatttttttgttggtCAAGTAAGTATGAAACTGAGTAAAGTTGGTTGATGTGTTATTGCAGACATGTTAATATCTTAAGATTTGGTTTGATAATTCTTGTTCTTGTTGAATGATAGTTTTTCGAAATCTTTGTGTTGCAGATATCTAGATCTATTGGGGATGTGTATTTAAAGAAGTCTGAGTTCAACAGGGAGCCTCTTTATGCAAAGTTTCGCCTTCGTGAACCTTTCAAAAAGCCGATATTGAGCGCTGATCCATCGATTACAGTTCATGAGTTGCAGTCTCAGGACCAGTTTGTTATATTTGCATCTGATGGGCTGTGGGAACACCTTAGCAATCAGGAAGCTGTTGATATAGTTCAAAACCATCCGCGTAGTGTAAGTATATCATTACTCGACACTAAACTACTGTTTTTCTTCGACTTTGGTCGAAATTAAAACATGATTTTTGCTCCTATGCTCAAAACATTTCTCTTCTTACATGTGAATTTCTTATGAATTTAAATTGAAACAAAACTATAGCTTTACACTTGTTATGTTTTTCCAACTCATTTAAGTAACAAAATTATAGGTTGTAATTGTATTACTATTAAATACagttaaaaaaagataatacCAACTTGATTTTACATGATTATATGCATTTCATTAGTAACAAAATCATCTTTTGTTGGGTCATTCTTGAACAAAATTATTGACAATTAGGTGACATGAAGCAGTTTCAAAATCATTTGGTTTTTGGTGATATTTTAggaagagtaatttgcggtataaatacttaagtttaactcttaATTGCAGATAAATacaaagtttaatttttgacggtaataatacttaagttatatttctgaaACTTCAGTAGGTACTTGGCCATTAAATGTCAAGTCAATGGCTACGTGGCAATCTCTGATTGGTCCAGGTAGATAATAACTTGACACTTAACAGTCAGGTACTTTGAGAAGTTttgaaaatataacttaggtattattatcgtcaaaaattaaattggagttaaacttaagtatttatgccgcaaattatttACATATCTatagatttttatatttttcttcctCTTTGACCCACTTATTCTTGTTTTTCCCTTTGTAAGACAAAACAAATAACAGTTTCCAGTCCAAGAGAGTATGAGGATCCATTGGTTAAGTTCTGGTTTGAAGTCTATATAATTAGTATGCTACTTAGAGTAGTTCTATAAGCACATTGAATTGCCTTCCCTTCCCTTCCCTtcccttcaattttttttagtaaataatCTAAAAGGAAtgatccccaatagcaaattgaCCAACCAAATTTCTGTTCATGAAAGATTATATTTTTTGGTCAAGAAAATGGGAAAGGAGAAAAATAACTTGTGTTTGTTAAACTTATATTTCATTTCAGGGAAGTGCAAGGAGGTTGGTGAAAACCGCTCTACAAGAAGCTGCGAAGAAGAGGGAAATGAGATACTCGGACTTGAAGAAGATTGACCGGGGTGTACGACGACATTTCCACGATGACATCACCGTAATTGTTATTTTTCTAGACGCGAATCATGTGAGCAGAGCTAGTTCTGCCAAGTTTCAAAATATATCGGTAAGAGGGGGCGGAATCAGTTTGCCTTCCAACACTCTGGCCCCTTGCGGTACGCCAACCGAAGCTGGCAATACCTGAATCAGATTAGGCCTGTAATCTCATCTCAACTCATGTGTTTGTTGTATGATTCTCTTGTGTGAATACCAGGTAGCTTCAAAAAGagattaaaaacaagaaaagaaatgaaaaaatagaaaagaaaaaagcaaaaaaaaaaaactaaaaaaagagGAGCAGGCCTTCAATTCTTTATTGTATACTGTAACTTTTTAACTGGATGGAAACTAATACTTGCATTTAGCCTTGAGAAAGAGAGCTCTTCTAAGGTGACAGTAATATTAGTTGTTTCCTCAAGCAAATTCCTTGCTTCTTTTTCTCAGTTGGCATTTGTTGTTTTATAAacttcttcttttttatttttcacataAATTACAAGGTAGTTAGAAGATAGTAGAATATTAACTGTACTTATTTAATATCAAATCTCTATTTGTTATCAAAAAATGGTTGCAAATTCAACCTATCCCAGATCATCAGAAGTAGAGCGCTCAGATAATGACAGAGTGGCCTGTGATAGATTGATCGACCGACCTTCGAAGAAGAACGGGATTTTCGGGGACTAGACTTACATGCCAGTACCCTTAGGAGAAGCCTTTGCTTGCTAATTGCTACAGAAGTTATTTTTAAAGGGAATTGAGAAAGCATATTAGTACTTTAGTCCATCTCCAACCATGATCGCCATCTTTTTTTCCTGTAACACTAAAAACTACATCCAATTTTACTTTTCTTATCATTATAttgattttaataaaataaattaattttataattattattatatatatataagttagaTAAGattaatattataacaaaagaTGGTGTATATTATAGTGTTTGGTTGGAGATAAATTATACACTATACATGATCAGGGCCGGCTCTGGGCATAGACAGGCTAGGCCTGTGCAATTTAGTTGTAAGTGCCCGTAGGCTATCTCCTAACGTTAAAATGTTATATATGATGTgattttttttcacaaaatgTTCCAATCGAAAAATAAAAGCTAATCTATTTTCATGGAAATTTATAATGTTCTACTAATAATAGTGGGCacgatattttcttttttttcttaccctttaaaatttaaataatgcttttatatatatatatatataaatatatcttaggtgattgttacgtgcgaGAAGcgcgtagtgttag
This window harbors:
- the LOC115702900 gene encoding probable protein phosphatase 2C 46, encoding MLSELMNFLKACFRPRSKRYVHTGSDSVGRQEGLLWYKDSGQHFNGDFSMAVVQANNLLEDQSQIESGSLSSHETGPFGTFVGVYDGHGGPETSRYINDHLFPHLKRFTSEQQSMSVDVIRKAFQATEEGFLSLVTRQWPMKPQIAAVGSCCLVGVVSGGSLYIANLGDSRAVLGRAVRATGEVLAIQLSAEHNASIESVRQELHSMHPEDSQIVVLKHNVWRVKGLIQISRSIGDVYLKKSEFNREPLYAKFRLREPFKKPILSADPSITVHELQSQDQFVIFASDGLWEHLSNQEAVDIVQNHPRSGSARRLVKTALQEAAKKREMRYSDLKKIDRGVRRHFHDDITVIVIFLDANHVSRASSAKFQNISVRGGGISLPSNTLAPCGTPTEAGNT